The Sphingobacteriales bacterium DNA segment GAAACAGAATTTAATACCAATGCCCGCGACCGCGCCATTGTGATGCACGCCGCCGACTATGTAAGCGAAAATTTCGTAAAACAACACGGCAGATTGGGGCGCAGTCACGGCTGTCCGGCAGTGTCTCCGACAGATTCTAAACCTATCATCAACACCATAAAAGGCGGCACTTGTTTCTTCATCTACAAAGATGCTTCGGAATACACCCAAAAAAGCCGCTATCTGAACTTGGGAAAAGCCGCACAGACCTATTTGCAAGCGGGCGTGTAGTGTGCTTTTTTTCTCCTATAAAAAAAGAAATTGTATTTTTTCTAACTTAGACAATTGATAGCAGCTGCCCCTTCATCCGGCAGCTGTTTTTTTTTATCTCTCACCCTGCGCTCTAAAATATAACCATGAACCGCACACCATCGTTGCCTGTACTCGCTTATAATGTGCGCGTATATGGCATTTTGATTGAAAACGATTGTTTACTGGTAAGCGACGAAGTGTATAAAGGTATGCAGATGACCAAATTTGCGGGCGGCGGCGTAGTATTGGGCGAGGGTTTGGAGGCGGCTTTGTGTCGGGAGTTTGAAGAGGAGCATCATTTGTCGGTCGGTGTGGAGCGCGTATTTTACGTCAATACATTTTTGCAGCTTTCTGCATTTAATCCACAGGAGCAATTGATTGCTTTGTATTTTTTCATCAAAACAGAAACGGCTGTTGTGGCGGATATTTCGGCTACTCCTTTTGTATTCGGAGCAAAGGTGCAAAATGCACAGCGTTTGCGCTGGTTGCCGCTCAAGGCTTTGGAGGTGGAGCAGTTTACTTTTCCGACAGACCGGCAGGCGGCGCGGGAGGTGCTGCGATATATCGGTGGAGAAAGGTCATAAAAAAAAAGCGGCAAGTGAAAATTATTCCACTTACCGCCATTTTATCTCACTAAAAAAAGTACTATAAAAGTGCTTTTAATTTATTTTCCAATACAGAGCGGGGCACAGCACCTACTTGTTTATCTACAACTTCTCCGTTTTTGATAAACAAAATGGTAGGAATATTGCGCACTCCGTATTTAAAAGCAGTTTCGGGATTGGTATCTACATCTACTTTGCCTACTAATGCTTGTCCTTCGTAATCTTTTGCCAAATCTTCGATGATGGGACCCACTGCACGGCAAGGACCGCACCATTCTGCCCAAAAATCTACAATTGCCACTTTACCGCTATTAATTACGGTATCCGAAAAGTTGGCATCGGTGAATTGCATCGCCATAAAAAACTGTGTGTTTTATTTTTATTTGTTGAGTGAAAAATGTTATTGATAACAACTTACTCCTCAAAATAAGTTCCAATCGTGCAAAAGCTGCCATTATGACAGCAGAAACAAGGTTTTTATTTTTTTTAGAAGGGCAAGTCGTCATCGGCTGCTAATTGCGAGGCTGTCGTAATGACAGGAGCAGGGGCAACCGGTGTTGCTGTTGCAGTATAGGATTCGTTTGCCGGAGCAAAACTACTACCCGCCGAAGAAGTGCCGCTACGCTCTAATTTCCACGCATCTAAGGAGTTGAAATAGCTCGTTACGCCGTCTTTTGTCCAACCTCTGCCGCGCAAATTAAAACTTACCTTTACGGTATCGTTGAGCTGAAAAGCATCTATCAACACCACACGGTCTTGGGTAAGCTGAAATTTTAAATAATCGCTGTAAATAGTGCCGCCTATTTCTCTGTCCACCTGTATCACAAATTCACGTACCTTAAATGATTCGGTTTTCGCCTGAACGTCAGAAATGGCTATCAGTTTGCCTTCAATTTCAAATGTACTCATAAAATAAAATAGGGATTAATTGGTAAATACTGTTGTTTCTTTTTTTTCTTCTGCAAATATACTTTTTTTGCTCAAAAAAGTTTCATTTTTGCGGCGAATTATCTACATTTTTTCTATTATTAACAATAAAAAGTGCTTTTGGTTTGGTATTTTTCTTAAAATAAATACCCTCAAAAGTTCTGATGACTGAGGTATCTTTCTTGTATAATTGTTATGGATAAGTATATTATTTCCGGTTTGTTGAAGATAGGTGTAGGCGGCAATTTTGTGGCGCACTCCATTGCTGCCTTTCAGGGTGATGCACGTTTGGCAAAATATCTGACTTGGGTGGGTATCAATAGCGAAGCGGCAACCCTGCTGCTGCCTCTGCTCGGAGCTATTCACATGCTCGTGGGCGTGGCGGTGCTGCTAAAACCCCTGCCCTGGATATTGTTGTATGCAACTGTCTGGAGTTTTTTTACAGCATTGTTACCTTGGCTCTACGATTACGACTGGTTGGCGTTTGTGCAACAAAGCACCTGCTGGACGAGTGCGCTGGCTATTTATTTAATACTATATCGCGGCATCAAAAACAACCGATAGAGTGTTTAGTTTTGAGTTTTGAGTGATTAGTTATTGGTTAAATATTTCATTTTTAATCATTTATTTCGTTCGTTATCATTCAATATTTGTACTAAGATAATATTTTTCAATATCATTTTTTGTTGTAAAATTCGGCTTATTTATTTTTCGGCATTTATACAAAACGGACTTCAAAACCTGCTCGCTGCAAATCATTCCAAAAATCGGGATATGATTTGCCCGCCACTGCCGGATTTTCAATGCGCACCCCGCGCGGAAAACACAATGCCAGAGGTGCGAAAGCCATTGCCATGCGATGGTCGCGGTGGGTGGCGAATGTGGGCAATGCCGCCGCACGGTCAAAATCTACTGCTGTCGGGTGCAAATGCCAAGCAGTTCCTTGCGGCTCAAAAGCATACCCTATTTTTGACAATTCGCTGTGTAATGCACTGCATCTTTTGCTTTCTTTGAGTTCTAATGTTTGCAAACCGTAAAAAAAAGCCTCCCGCCGCAGGGCAGCCAGCAATACCGCCACTGTGGGCGCAATATCGGGGGTATCCAGCATATCCAACTCTATCAGAGCGGGTAGCTGTTCAAGGGGTGGCTGTGTATATAAACGCAGCGAGCCGTGGTTTGTAAAAACACTTTTTACTCCCCATTGCTCTGCCCATTGTACTAGGTGGCTGTCGCCCTGCCACGAATTTTCAAGCAAATCAGGTATTTCAATAACAATATCGCGCCGCAAAGCAGCAATGGCATACCAATAAGAAGCCGCACTCCAATCGTTTTCTACTGTATAGGGGCGTGCCTGATAAGTTTGCGGCACTATGCTGATTTCGTTGCCGGAGCGGTGCGCTTCAATGCCGAAATAGCGTTGCAACTGCAAAGTCATTTCAATATAAGGTTCAGAAACCATTTTTCCTTCGCCGCAAATTTTCAGAGGGCTTTGCAAGGTGGGTGCAATGAGCAGCAATGCACTGATAAATTGGCTGCTCACATCGGCGGCAATGTGGAGCGTGCCGCCCTGCAATGGCTTACCGCTAATATGAAGTGGTGCAAAATTCTCTTTTTCTACATATTTGATATTGGCTCCTAATTGGCGCAGCGCAGCCACCAAAGGCGCAATGGGGCGTTGGCGCAGTCGCTCATCGCCGGTGAGTAGGTACTCGCCTTCGGTGGCGGCGCAATAAGCACACAAAAAACGAAACGCCGTTCCTGCTGCGCCAATATCCAAAGTGGTGCAAGTGTGGGGGGCAGCTTGCCGTATTTGTTGCAGGGCTTTTGAAAGATGCTGTGTGTCTTCGGAACTCGACAAATTATGAATATCAAACGAGGGTCGGCACAAAGCCCGAATGAGCAAAGCGCGGTTGCTGAGGCTTTTGGAACTTACCAAATCAATGGCGGCGGCGGGGCACAACTGCGGTGGAGCGATGAGATGACAATATTGCATATTGCAAAAATTCGGTTTAGTTTTTTGTTGTTCTTCATTTTTGTTGTTCTTCATTTTGATAAGTAGCCGCCAGCATCATCGCCACCAATTTTTCCAAAAAATGGCGGTCGGTATCGTCAAATTCGCGAAGGCGGTCGCTGTCCACGTCCAGCACAAACACCACTTCGCCGCGATGCAGGGCGGGTACAACAATTTCGGATTTAGACAAACTGCTGCAAGCGATATGTCCTTCAAATTCATCTACATTAGGCACGACAAGCGTACTTTGGCGCGTGACCGCTGCTCCGCACACCCCGCGATGCAGCGCAATGCGCGTACAAGCCACTGTACCCTGAAAAGGAGCTAAACGCAATTCGCCCGCCACCATGCGATAAAAGCCCACCCAAAAAAATCCGAAGGCTTGGCGCAACAAAGCAGCCATATTTGCCATATTCGCAATCAGGTCATTTTCTTCTGCCAGCAGGTGCTGCGCCAATTGGAGGGTTTCGGTATAGCGTTGTTCTTTTGAAAGCAAACTTGTGGTAAAATTGATGTCGTGTGCCATATTTTTATAAAAGCAATGGAAAGGAATATTTTTTTCAAGAAATAAAATAAAGCATAAAATTATGGAAATAAGAATAATAAAGATGGTTCAGGATAAATTTTTACGCTGATGTAAATATAGGGGGTATCTTTTTAGAGGTGACTGTTTAAAATTTGGCAGTTACGACAGAAATAGCGTAATTTGCGATGCTGCTCTTGTTGTGCAACAGTATAGCTCACAAAATTATCAACTATTATATGTTTTCGCATTTGCCTCAAATTATTTTGGCTTCGCAATCGCCGCGCCGTTCTTTTTTGTTGCAGCAGGCGGGTTTTCGCTTTGAGCAGCGTGTAAAAGAAATTGATGAAAGTGATTTTCCGCCTGATATGCTGCCTCACCAAGTGCCGCAGTATTTGGCAGAAAAAAAAGCACTTGCCCTCTTGCCCGATTTGCAACCCGATGATTTGGTGCTTGCCGCCGATACCATTGTATTATTAAACGGCAGCATCTACGGAAAAGCCGCTAACGAGGAAGAAGCCTGCCATACTCTGCACGCACTTTCGGGCAAAAAACACGAAGTAGTGTCGGGAGTTTGTTTTTTGAGCCGCCAACACCGCCATTGTTTTTCGGAAGTGACCGAAGTGTATTTTAAGCCTTTGAGCGATGGACAAATCCGGCACTATGTTGCTCATTATCAACCTTTTGACAAAGCGGGCAGCTATGCCATTCAGGAGTGGATAGGATTGGTAGGCATTGAAAAAATAAATGGCTGCTACTTCAATGTAATGGGCTTACCCGTAGCCAGATTGGTGACAGAATTGGAAAAATTTTTAAATCATTGATTTTTTATACCTAAAAAGTTTTAACATCACATAAAAAGCTATATCTTTGCACCTCAATAAAAAATCTAAACGAAAATAGAGTTTTACATTTATGGCACATCATAAATCCGCCCAAAAAAGAATTCGTCAGATTGCAAAACGTCGCCTGCGCAATCGTTATTATGCCAAAACTACACGCAATGCCATTAAAAAATTGCGTACTATTGAGGATAAAAAAGAAGCCACTACTTTATTGCCAAGTGTAGTAAGTATGGTGGATCGTTTGGCAAAACGCCATATCATTCATCGCAACAAAGCTGCCAATCTCAAATCATCTTTGATGAAAAGAGTAAATACTTTGAGCTAAAACCTCAAAGGCAGTTTTTTTTGATGCAATTTTCATTGAAATAAACCCAATATCAGGTTATAAAAAAAGGGAACAGTGTGCAGTTATGCTACTGTTCCCTTTTTGTGTTGTCGTCAGGAAGGCATTTGTAGCGCGCCATCGGGAAAAGCGAGGCGCATACGCGCTTCCATCACCGAGCGCACAGCAGCAGAGTAGCCCTGCACATCGCAAGCGGCTTGGTAGGGGGCGGGAGAAAAGGGACCGTCCCACACGCAATGGATAGTGCCCGGACGCAGCAGCCACGAGTTGCCCGGCAGCCGCAACACCGAATCGGGGCAGGTGAGCATCACTATCGGCACATCGGTATCTATGGAAATCTGAAAAGCTCCTTTATGAAAAGGTTTCAGCAACTCGGGTCCATTGTTGCGCGTGCCTTCGGGATAAATAACAATGGAGTCGCCCTCCACAATGGCGCGGGTGAGGCGATATACACTCAAAGCGCGGTCGTTGGCATTGTACCTGTCCACCGAAATATATAAATGCTTGAGAATATACCCAAAAACAGGATACCGCAAAATCTCCGCTTTTCCCAAAAATTTTGCTTTGCCGCGCGTGGCTACAGCCGAAATTAAAGGGTCGAGGTTCGAAGTATGGTTGAAGATAAATACATATCGCTGCGAAAAATCTACCGGAATATTTTCAATTCCTTTTAGGCGAATACCGCAAATAAATAAGCATATTTTGGCAAAATAATACGGCAATATATACAGCCGTGAGCGTTGGTGCTGTGGCGTAATCCATACCAATACTACCAATCCCAAAAATGCAAAAGTCAAAATAATAGCTATCAACAGCATGCAAAATGCCGTCCATAAAAAATACAAAACACGCATAGTATATATAAGCAAATTCATCTTTTTGATATCACTTTTGCAGTTGTCTTAGTAAGAGACCCTAACTATACGACAGTTTTTTAAGGATAAAAAAATGCCATAAATTAGAGGAGTCATCACATTAGAGGAGTCATCACACACCCTTTACTTATGGCACACAATATAAAATTGTCAGACAAACATAGTGATTTGGAAACAGAATTGCAAAAAAGCTGCCCAAATCTTCGTTATGGTTCATAAAATCCCTAATATTGTTTATGAAAGCGAGCATAGTTTCAGGCAGTGCTATCCTAAGCAAAGTGGGCAACCAAATGGTTAATAAAGCGAGTAAGTGGTCAAATATCCGGATGGTGCAGGGATAACATTACTCGTTTGTTTGCAAAACTTCTATCTCTTCGGTGCCTATTCCCCCATCAACGGATACAATCTCACCTTATAAAAACCGAAGAATTCAAGATACTTCTACTTGACAATGGTGCTTTTCACCACAGCCGACAATTAGTAATTCCTAAAAACATTCATCTGTTGTTTGCTCCTCCTTATTCACCCGAATTAAACCCCGCAGAGATGATATGGCGATACATCAAGGGCAAAACTGCTAACATTATTTGAAAGATCTGGAAGAACTATCCGCCAATGTCGCTGATATTATCAAAATTAATAAAGAATTGAGCGAGTTATCTACGATGATATTCAATAAATTTTTGTGTTTATAAATTCTGATTGGAAGCACACAATATAATATTTTACTTATGTTAAAATCAAAATTGGATACAGAATTTCGGAAATTCCGTATCGCTTATGTAACCTATAGAATAAATGACCCGTGAGGGAAATAAGATTAAAATATTAATCAGATTTTTATACAATAATACACTTTTTTATACAATGTAAATAGATAAAAATGAGATTTTATATAGAAGCTGCTATTTAATATTAAATATTATAGAATGATAAAAATTATTTAATACTATAGTATAGAAAATAAATTTAACAATGGCATATAATTTGTTGAAAATGATTGTCTTTTGGTTTTTCGTTATTCCATTATTGCAGTGTGTCTTTTGAAGTTTTTAGCTATAAAAAAATTTACTCGTTATCTGCGAGCATTTTGACACAACGGATTTTATATCAAATATATTTAATAAATTTATATTATATAATAATAAAATTAAAAGTATGAAACAATTTAAACAAAGTAACCTTAAACAGAAACTATTGAGAGATAATGCTTATCCTCTCAAATATTTATTGGTATTTGGGGTATTTCCGTTACTCTTAATGCTCAGGTTAGCGGAGTTGCTTTTCGAGATTACAATGGGAATGGTTTTCAGGACTCATCACCTGAATACAATGAATTTGGTGTCAGTGGTATAGCAGTTACCGCATATCTAACTGATGGTACGGTCATAAGTACAAGCACCGATGCAACTGGGTCGTACACGTTCCCATCAAGTGCAATAAGCACATCAACTTATGCACGGATAGAGTTCACCGGTCTTAATCCGGGAGATTATACATCTTCTCTTGGAAGTGCTTATGGCAGTTCGGTTCAGTTTGTGCAAGCACCGACTACGGATATTGATTTTGCGCTTAATTCACCTCAGGATTACTGGGATTCGTCAGCTATTAATGATGTGTCGTTTATGATTCCTCGCTATAGTGCCGGTGCGTATGATGGAATGATGACTGATGGTGTTGCTATAGGAAGATTTTACAAGACAACACAAGGTGTACCTACTACGGCAAGTAATATTATTAATATATCTATTGATACTATTGCAAAATTTGGTGAGGTTGGTACAGTGTGGGGGCAGGCATATCAAAAAAACTTAGAGAGAAGCTTTTTTTCTGCCTTAGCAAAAAGACATTCAGAGGAAGGTCCAAGAGGTCTTGATGGGATATACATTGTAGAGGAATTATCCAATAACAGTTTTGGTATAGCTGCTGGTTTTGATTTGCAAGGCGTAGTTCCGGCGAATGGGGGATCGACTATTGATTTAGGAACAATCACAAGAAATCATATAAGCGGCGATGATAATTTTATTGGTGATGCCACTACAACCTATTGTCGGGATCTCGATGCATTTGCGAAAGTAGGAACCACAGGATATGGCGATACTGATTATGACCCTGTTAATAATTTGATATGGACAGTCAATCTCAAGCAACGGACATTGATTAGTATTGATGCATCAGTTCCTACTAGTACATTAAACAATGCTTCAGCAGCAATATTAGGTGGCATAACCAATACCTATGATATAATGTCATTACCTGGTATTCCTTCTTGCGCTAATGGAATTATGCGCCCTTGGGGACTAGGGTTCGATAAAGGTGTTGGATATTTAGGAATGGTATGCGATGCATCCATTTCACGTGTTTCCACTGATCTTATTGGGTATGTTTTTAGTTTTGATCCTGCTAATCCGCAGGCGGGATTGACACTTGAATTGACCATCAATTTAGGCACCTATCACTCATATAAGCCTTGGTCATATCTTTGGTCGCAAGTACACAAGGATGATTTTTCGCCACAGCCTGTAGTCTCTGATATAGCGATAACTGAAGAAGGAGACATGATTATTAATATTATGGATCGTTGGGGGCATCAAATGGGTTTGGGACAACCTAAAGCATTGAGTGGTGATAATAGTACAATTACTGCCACCGCATTAGGAGATATGCTTTATGCTTGCTATGATGGATCTTCTTGGGCTTTGGAAGGAACGGTTCCTAGCTGCCCACAACTTAATACAGATACTGGAACTAATACAAGTTATGGTCTCACTACCATGGAATATTTTGAGGATCTTTCTGGTGATGGATCCGCTGAAGCTAATCAAGGGGCTTCACTATTGCTATTAGGCACACAAGATTTAATAAGCATTGTTATGGATCCTATAGCACCAGGTGAACCTACAGGAACAAATTATTGGAGTACCGGTGGGTACTACTGGTATGACCACACAACTGGTGATAAGTTTCAATGGACAAGGGTATATCCAAGAGAATGGCAAGGTAGTTTTGGTAAAGCAAATGGCTTGGGTGATATTGACTTTGTGAATATGGGTCCTCAACCATTAGAAATAGGTAATCGTGTATGGATTGATACGGATGAAGATGGTGTGCAAGACCCTGAAGAGTTGCCGATACCTGATGTTAGCATAGAGTTGTTAGATAATTTAGGCAATGTTGTAGGAACCACAATAACTGATGCTAATGGTACTTGGTATTTCAATACCTCCAATGTGACCGGTGGCATACTACCTTATTCAACCTATACAGTCCGCATTGCTTCTTCTGATTGGTCTAGTGGTAGTGGAACAGGAACCTTACAAGGATATCTACTTACAACAGCTGATACTGACATCACCATCGATGGCGATTTTAGAGATAGCGATGCCACTTTAGTGAGTAATATCCCCACTATAAGTGTAACCACTGATGATTATGGACAAAACAATCATACATTGGATATGGGATTCAGAGAGGCGGTAACTTGTGTCCCCATTCCCGATATTGTTTTAGCCTGCGATAGCATAGGTGCACCAAGCAGCTATGATTTACCCGATGCAACAGATGGTTCTATGTGGTCATTATTATATACGCCTTCGGGAACAAGTGCTTCTATTGACCCAACAACAGGTCTTATTACAAACCTATCTACTGCTGGCGACTATGTGGCTATATTGGGCGGCGGAGCTTGTATTGATACCGTCCATGTGGTGCAACCAGTCTGTAACCTACCCTGTCTTTGCTATCAGGCAACACAAGAGGGTTATGCCGATTTTAGCGCATTAGGTACAACCATCATTAGTGGAGCGGCTACTGGAAGCTTTGTAGCACCCATACCTGGACACGGTAGTATGACCGTTGATTATAGTATTACAAGTGGAGGCAGAGTGAGGCAAGAACCAACTACTTTTACTTCCTTAGATGCCCTTGCTTACACTTCCTTATATACCAGTGATGTCCCTTGGCCAGTTCAGCCTATTTATTTGGAAACAAGTGCAGGTAATACACAAACGATTAATTTTACTTTCGATACTCCTATTGCTGATTTTGATTTTATTGTATATGATGTGGACCAGAACGATCAAGTGGTGATTACGGCTACGGATGCTGATGGTAATGTTATTACAGATCTGTCGAATTGGATAGTGATGGGTACGGGTGATGCCACTACAGCTGTAGCTTCAGGGCAAACTACAGGCACCGTAGGTGCAACACCTACCTATGATGCAGCAACAGGCACTATTAGTTCTCCTGAAAATATTAATCACAATCGTCCTTTTATAGCCATTCGTCCCGATGAATTGATTAAAAGTATCAGTATTAGCTTCACTTCAAGTACTACAGGCAATCACGTATATTTTGATATTTATGGTACACTTTCCTCGGCTTCAGCACCTTGTTGCCCCGTTTGTACTCTCACTGTAGATAGTGCCGTACCGACTGCTTGCAGCAATAATTTGTATGATGTAGATGTTACCGTATCATATATTAATCCGGCAGTTGGAGATATTATTATCAACGTGGGTGGTACGGATTACACTTTCACACCTGATGGCAACAGCCCCGATACTCTTACAGTAACAGGCATCACAGCAGATGCTGCGCAGGATGTAGATGTATCTGCTACTTTTGTAAATGATACTGTTTGCACAGATACCTTAGTAGCTGCTTATGATGCGCCTTGTGCTTGTAATGTGGATTGCGATGATGGTAACTGTATGAATGGCTTAGAGACTTACGATGCAGCTTCTTGTGCTTGTGTACCCGGTACGCCTGTTACTCCGCTTACCTGCGATGATGGTAACTGTATGAATGGTGTAGAAACTTGGTCAGATGCTACTTGTGCTTGTATCCCCGGCACGCCTGTTACACCGCTTACCTGCGATGATGGTAACTGTATGAATGGTGTTGAAACGTG contains these protein-coding regions:
- a CDS encoding NUDIX domain-containing protein encodes the protein MNRTPSLPVLAYNVRVYGILIENDCLLVSDEVYKGMQMTKFAGGGVVLGEGLEAALCREFEEEHHLSVGVERVFYVNTFLQLSAFNPQEQLIALYFFIKTETAVVADISATPFVFGAKVQNAQRLRWLPLKALEVEQFTFPTDRQAAREVLRYIGGERS
- the trxA gene encoding thioredoxin, which translates into the protein MAMQFTDANFSDTVINSGKVAIVDFWAEWCGPCRAVGPIIEDLAKDYEGQALVGKVDVDTNPETAFKYGVRNIPTILFIKNGEVVDKQVGAVPRSVLENKLKALL
- a CDS encoding DUF3127 domain-containing protein, which codes for MSTFEIEGKLIAISDVQAKTESFKVREFVIQVDREIGGTIYSDYLKFQLTQDRVVLIDAFQLNDTVKVSFNLRGRGWTKDGVTSYFNSLDAWKLERSGTSSAGSSFAPANESYTATATPVAPAPVITTASQLAADDDLPF
- the aroA gene encoding 3-phosphoshikimate 1-carboxyvinyltransferase → MKNNKNEEQQKTKPNFCNMQYCHLIAPPQLCPAAAIDLVSSKSLSNRALLIRALCRPSFDIHNLSSSEDTQHLSKALQQIRQAAPHTCTTLDIGAAGTAFRFLCAYCAATEGEYLLTGDERLRQRPIAPLVAALRQLGANIKYVEKENFAPLHISGKPLQGGTLHIAADVSSQFISALLLIAPTLQSPLKICGEGKMVSEPYIEMTLQLQRYFGIEAHRSGNEISIVPQTYQARPYTVENDWSAASYWYAIAALRRDIVIEIPDLLENSWQGDSHLVQWAEQWGVKSVFTNHGSLRLYTQPPLEQLPALIELDMLDTPDIAPTVAVLLAALRREAFFYGLQTLELKESKRCSALHSELSKIGYAFEPQGTAWHLHPTAVDFDRAAALPTFATHRDHRMAMAFAPLALCFPRGVRIENPAVAGKSYPDFWNDLQRAGFEVRFV
- a CDS encoding GAF domain-containing protein, encoding MAHDINFTTSLLSKEQRYTETLQLAQHLLAEENDLIANMANMAALLRQAFGFFWVGFYRMVAGELRLAPFQGTVACTRIALHRGVCGAAVTRQSTLVVPNVDEFEGHIACSSLSKSEIVVPALHRGEVVFVLDVDSDRLREFDDTDRHFLEKLVAMMLAATYQNEEQQK
- the maf gene encoding septum formation protein Maf, with protein sequence MFSHLPQIILASQSPRRSFLLQQAGFRFEQRVKEIDESDFPPDMLPHQVPQYLAEKKALALLPDLQPDDLVLAADTIVLLNGSIYGKAANEEEACHTLHALSGKKHEVVSGVCFLSRQHRHCFSEVTEVYFKPLSDGQIRHYVAHYQPFDKAGSYAIQEWIGLVGIEKINGCYFNVMGLPVARLVTELEKFLNH
- a CDS encoding 30S ribosomal protein S20, producing MAHHKSAQKRIRQIAKRRLRNRYYAKTTRNAIKKLRTIEDKKEATTLLPSVVSMVDRLAKRHIIHRNKAANLKSSLMKRVNTLS
- a CDS encoding 1-acyl-sn-glycerol-3-phosphate acyltransferase; translated protein: MNLLIYTMRVLYFLWTAFCMLLIAIILTFAFLGLVVLVWITPQHQRSRLYILPYYFAKICLFICGIRLKGIENIPVDFSQRYVFIFNHTSNLDPLISAVATRGKAKFLGKAEILRYPVFGYILKHLYISVDRYNANDRALSVYRLTRAIVEGDSIVIYPEGTRNNGPELLKPFHKGAFQISIDTDVPIVMLTCPDSVLRLPGNSWLLRPGTIHCVWDGPFSPAPYQAACDVQGYSAAVRSVMEARMRLAFPDGALQMPS
- a CDS encoding transposase, which translates into the protein MFAKLLSLRCLFPHQRIQSHLIKTEEFKILLLDNGAFHHSRQLVIPKNIHLLFAPPYSPELNPAEMIWRYIKGKTANII